The Thalassomonas actiniarum genome contains the following window.
GGCTTAAGCCTGCTGCGGGCCGATTTAACCAACAGCGCCTCAGAGCTTGAAGCCGCCAAACGGGTCTTTAACTACGGGCAAAAAAATAAGGACTTAACCTGGCTTCAGGGGCGCGGTTGGAACCAGGTACGGTGGCCGGGTAAAAACTTTCCCAGCGCCGCCAGCCTGGACAAGTATTTTCCCGATCAGCCGGTATGGCTGCGCCGCATAGACGGCCACGCCGGTTGGGCCAACAGCAAAGCCATGCAACTTGCCGGCATCACCCAAGAGACCGTTTCTCCCCGGGGCGGAGAAATTATCCGCGACAGCCGGGGCAATGCCAGCGGTATCTTTATCGACAATGCCATGGCCCTGATCGAAAGCAAGATCCCGCCGCTGACCATCGCTGAGCAAAAAGCCATCTTAGTCAAAGGCATGAATGCCCTGGCCGCTGTCGGCCTTACCAGCGTCCATGATGCCGGCATCAGCGCGGCTAACCTTAAAGCCTACCAGGCGTTAAGCCGGGAGCAAAAAATGCCGATCCGGGTCAATGCCATGTTAGATATCACGGATAAACAGTGGCGGAAAGTGCTCAGGCAAGGTCCGCTGCGCAGTGAAGATGACTTTCTAAAAATGGACAGCGTAAAAGTGGTTGCCGACGGCGCCCTGGGTAGCCGCGGCGCTGCCCTGGTTGAAGATTATTCGGACCATGCCGGTCACAAAGGCCTGCTGTTATTTAGCGATAAAAAATTACTTGAAGTGATGAAAACCGCCATGGATGCGGGCTTCCAGGTCAATACCCATGCCATAGGAGATAATGCCAACAAACTTGTTTTGGATAATTACCAGCAACTGCTCAATACCAGCGACAAACGCGCCCTGCGCCATCGGGTAGAACATGCCCAGGTATTAAGGCTGGCGGATATTCCCCGGTTTAAGCAGCTCGGCATTATCGCCTCAATGCAGGCCACCCATGCCACCAGTGATAAAAACATGGCCCAGGACAGATTGGGTAAAGACAGGATAGCCGGGGCTTATGCCTGGCAAAAACTCCTGCAAACAGGGGCGACACTGGCAGCAGGATCAGATTTTCCGATAGAATCCCCCAACCCTTTTTATGGCTTACATGCCTCTGTTACCCGCCAGGACCATCACAATTTACCCCAAGGCGGCTGGTTTGCCGATGAGAAAATGACCCGGCTGCAGGCCTTTAAAAGCTTTAGTGTAGACGCCGCCTATGCCGGGCACCAGGAGCAGTTGTTAGGCAGCCTGACACCGGGGAAAAAAGCCGACTTTATTTTAATTGATCGGGATATTTTTACCGTCAAGGCAGAAGAGATTTGGCAGACCCAGGTCGTTAGCACCTGGGTTAACGGTAAGCAGGTTTATCAAAAATAGCGCAGCTGCTGTTTCAGGGACAGTTTCATTTACCCTAGGAGTTAACTGAAGCTGTCCCACAATGAAAACGCGGTCTTAACCTTCAAGCCGGTTGCCGCCGGCCTTTTTCGCCTTTAACATCGCATTCATAGCCTGCTCTGCCCAGGTTTGCGAACTCTTGATTTCCTTGGTAACTTCCACCAGCCCCAAACTGATGCTATAGGCAAGATCGGTATTTTTATAGCCGATAATGGCGCCGCTGACCGCTTTACGTAGCTGCTCGGCCAACACCTTCGCCTGAGCGGCATCACTGTCGGTTAACAACAAGGCAAAATCATCACCGCCGTAACGGGCGCAGATATCGCCTTCTTTGCAGTACTTACGAATAAAACCGGATAAATGGCGGATCACTTCGTCACCCGCGGAAAAGCCATGGTTATCGTTGATTTTATTAAAATTATCAATGGATAACATCAATACCGTGCTCGGCTTCTGGCTCCGGATCCAGCGCTTATATTCGGCCTGCAGGCAATGTTGCCAGTGATCCCGGTTCACCAGGGAGCTTAAAGCATCGGTTTGGCTCAGTACCGCCAGCTCGGCGTTGACCCGCTCGAGATCTTTTTTACTGACGGCATTATCGGTGACATCATAAATGATCAGGCACAAGTGGGTGACCTCACCCGTTGCCGACAGCAAAGGAATAAAGGTCGAGTTTTGGTACATATAATCGGCGGTGCCGGTTATCGGCCGGTAATTAAGAAATTTAAACAGGTAAGGTCTTTGTTCCCATATGGTAAACGCTTTATTTTTAAGTAAAAAAACCGACTCGGCTTTACGTTTGAACCAGTCCTCGGGGATTTCATCAAAAAGTGTAAACAGCGACTTGCCTTTAACTTCCCGCGGCAGCAGGCCACTGTGGTTTTCCATAAAACCGTTCCAGATCTGAATGTGATAATCGCGATCAAGCACCACCAGGCCAACATCTATGTTGTGCAGCATTTCCATCAGCCAGTGTAATTCATTTAACTGAGATGTTTCTAATGACATAATTATTCCAACAAATAAGAAATTTTATGGTTGAGGGTTTTCAGCGACTCTTCGGTAAAGAGTAATAACAAATCGCATTTAATTGGATAGTTTTCAATGCCATAACTTATTTCTATTGCTAATGTTCTTTTCCACTTCGCCGCATTCGTGGCAATCAGCTCAGAAATTTTCCTGTGCTGTCCCAGTACCACCGGGTGCCCCTGGCTAAACGGCATATCCAGCTGCTCCGACAGGCCGTTTAAACAGGCGCCGATCAAGATATTGGCCATGTCCATCAGCAGCTCCAGCTCGGTACTTTCATCCAGGGTACACTGGTAATTCATCAACGAGGCCACATCCTGGAAGCTGGAATCATTTAAAATCAGCAGCGCTTCCCCGGATATGCCGGCGCCGATAAATCCCTGACAAATGCCTGAGGTACTTTCATGGCTTTCCACCGCCGACAAGGCCATGCTGAGCTCACTGACCTCGATTAAATTCACATTCGGGATAGGCAGCATCACAAAGACATCAAGAATACGCGCCAGCAGATCACCGGCCCTCCCCATGGCAACATTGGCAATTTCCTGGTAACAGTCACGTAATTCCGGATCCAGGCATAGCTCCTGCGCAGGGGCCGTACCCGGCTGTTTGGCAACAGGCGGGCTTGCCTTTTCTACGGCTTTTGCCGGCTCAAAGGTTACCGGCGGCAGTGTCACTTTTTCGGTTGCTTTAGCTTCGCTAGCAGCTTTACCAGGGCTAACGGCTTTATCGGGACTTGCCGCGTCGGCTTTTCCTTTGGTAAAGATACCGTAAGCACTTAATATTTCTGTTAGCTTTTCTTTGTTGACGGGTTTTTTAATAAAATCCAGCGCCCCTAACCCGGTGACTCTCTGGTGGGCCTCTGGCTGGATATCACCGGAAATCACAATCACCAGGGTCGGTAAGTCTTCCTTTAAGATGGTTTCCAGCACCTGGTAGCCGTCCATTACCGGCATATTCAAGTCCAGTAACAGCACATCTCCCTTACCGGCTTTAATGGCTTCTATCCCTTCTGCTCCATTAACTGCAAAGCTTATATCGACATCCCAGTCATCCGGCAGTGAGCGCGCAACTTGCTTGCGCGCCATATTTGAGTCATCACATATTAATAATGGCGTTGACATATCGAGATTGATTCCTAATTTAACGAAGAAATGAGCGAAAAACGCTGATTTTTATTGTTTAAAGACTCCTACCTAAACATAGATAAAATTACAAATGATTGCACTATTTTATGGCTATTTACCATCGGCAACGTTAAGCTATTGGCTTTCTATCAATAATCAGCCTTATTTTTTATGAAACTACTGACTTTACTAACATTAGTCACCTTGAACTGTGCCAGCATCTTAACGGCAAATGCCGAAAATTTACAGCAGGATCAACTGCCGCAAAGCAATAATTTAGTCAAAGCAGGTAATAAATTTGTCACTTTGCTCGGCACCCAGGTCGCCGTTGGCGAAGCCGCCCCGGACTTTAAGGTAGTCAATGAGCATTTCGCCCCGGTAAAACTCAGCGATTTTGTCAACAAAACCGTGCTGATCTCTGTAGTGCCCAGCTTAGATACCGGCGTCTGTTCGCTGCAAACCAAACGTTTTAATGAAGAAGTTGCCAACCTGCCGGAAAATGTCACCATATTAACCGTCAGCAACGACTTGCCCTTTGCCCAGAAACGTTTTTGCAAAAACGAAAATATCGATAAAGTGAAAGTCTTATCTGATGCGGTATGGCGCGAGCTTGGCAGCAAATACGGTTTGTTAATCAAAGACATGGGCTTGTTAACTCGGGCGATATTTATTATCGACCAGCAAGGCATCATCGCCTATAAAGAGTTGGTGGCCAATATTTCCGAACATCCTGATTACGAGACGGCGCTGAGCACCTTAAAAGCCTTACATCCGCAAGAATTAACCGAGATATTGGCAACAGAAGCCCTGCCCGAAGAAGCTGCCGGTGAGCAGGCAACAAAAGCCAAAAACGAGATAAAAAAACAATAATCACTTACGTGAAATAAGGCAAAATCGGCAAGTGTCGGTTTTGCCGCTTTGCCCCATTAAATCCTGCTCACCTCTATTCAAAGCTAACCCTGGCCGAATTTAAACCCGGACTTTAAGTATTCCAACTCCTGCGCCGTCGACTCTCTGGCCAATGCCTTATTTCTATGGGGAAAACGCCCGAATTGCCTGATGATCGCCAGATGTTCTTTCGCCCAGTGAATGCTGTTCTCAATCACCTTTATATGAACCACTTGCGGATATTGCTCCAACATCTCGATAAAGGTTTCAACGCTGGTTTGCTGCTCCGCCAGTGACTCACTGTGCTGCAACGGGTGATAATAAAAAATCCGCTCGATCAGGGATAATTGCCGGTCTACACCCGATTCTATGCCCGCTTTACACACTTTTAAGGCCAGCTCATCACTGGCAAATGCCCGGGCGGTGCCGCGAAACATGTTGCGCGGCAGCTGATCCAACAAGATCACCAGCGCCAGACTGCCCCTGGCTGCTTGTTGCCAATGGGCTAACTGCCCGGCAAGCGCTTGTTGATATAAGTCGAAAAACTTTATTTTGACTTCATTGTCCAGCGCTTCACTGCCCTGATACCAAAATGCCTGATGCTGTTCATCGCAAAGCTCATTGGTTATCTCGCCAAACCAAAAATCGAGTACTTCATCAACGTCTTGTTGTCTCGCCACTTTAACCTCCTCAAAGAAATTTTCTTAATAGCGGTTTTTATTTTCATTTTACTCAAATAATTTTCACACATAAATTCAACAAGTTAAACCAACAAAAAGAAAGAACGAAGTTTTTTTTTCAAAAAAATTCTTGAAAAATAACCTGACGATCCCATCTAGTTATTGTAGTCGCCGTAAAGGGACTCAATTAACCGCCTGTTCCGAGTGAAAGGCACTTTTATCCAGAAGCCGTAAGTCGCTTTAGCCGGTCATTTCGCAACCTGAGTTGGAAATACCCGCTAGTTAACCGCGCCCTCATCTGCTTATTGGAAACTAACATATTGCTAACTAATTAATAGGATATGAATTATGCGTACTGCACAAGATTTCAGCCCACTTTATCGTTCATTCATCGGTTTCGATCACTTAGCCAATCTAATCGACAAAGCAGCCAAAACCGAAAAGCAACCCAGTTATCCCCCGTATAACATTGAATCACTCACCGATGATCAATATCGTATTACCATGGCGGTTGCCGGTTTCGCCGAAGACGAACTGGATATAGAGTCCAAACAAAATACCTTAGTTGTCAGCGGCACCAAAAACGCAACAGCGAATAAAAGTAATGCCGCAGAGAAAACTAAGGCAGAGCGCAAGTTCTTACATCAGGGGATTGCCGACCGTAACTTTGAGCGTAAATTCCAGCTCGGCGACCATGTAAAAGTTGTCGGCGCCTTTATCGAACATGGCTTATTACATATAGATTTAGAAAGAGAAATTCCCGAGGCGTTAAAGCCAAGAAAAATTGCCATTAACGGCAAGAGTATCTTAACGGCCAAAGCCGATAAGCTTGCCCAGGTTTAACACCCGGTTTCCCAACTAAATTTTCCTTTCTATAGTTTTATGGTTTTATTTTGCCCGGCAATCTCCGGGCTTTTTTATAGCCATAACGAAAAGCTTTGGTTCTTATACTGCCAGGCAAACAATGCGTGGATAATCAAACCTTAGCGCCTTGATTCCCTCTTTAAACAATAGCCAGCCAGGCCAGGGTGAGTAAGCAACTGATCACCAGCCACAAACGCCAGTTACTCCATATACCAAACACCCCGATTTTTATCAGGGCAATATCCCGCCTCAAGCGCCATTTTAACCGTTGAAAACTCAGCTCTTCATTGAGCAAATATTCCACCGATGACAGGCAGCTGCCCCAGGTTCCCCTGCCGCCGCTATAACTGCCGGCCATTTCAGGGCTAAGATTGTGCTGGTGCGCTGCTACCTGCTCCCTGAGCTGCTGCATATAGGCGTCGATATCCGGTGCATCAATAGCATGGCATACTGCATGAAAAGCCTTTATTGCCATCACGGACTCACCGACATCATATTGGCCGTGATGTATTTCCCAGGTGATTCTTTCTTTGCATAACAAGTGACTATGGTGTCAACTCCTAATTTTTAACTCATTTTAGGATCCCACATGACACCATCTCTAACCATCGAATTTAAGATAACAATCATCTTTCTGACGCAGGCAATTATTGCTGTTTTTTTAGGTTTTCCAGCGGCCAATAATCGCTGATACGTATCTTTAAAAACAGGATTGCACTGAATTGCGGACATCATAGCCATGTACATAACCGTTCTGATTTTATGGCGACCACCGCGTATATTTCTTTGTCCCTGGTAAATACCACTTTCTCTATTAAATGGCGCAACACCAATGAGGGATGAAGCTTGTTTATTCGTTAAATATCCCAATTCAGGCATGTCGCTTAATAAGTTAAATGCAACCACATTACCTATGCCAGGTATGCTTTGAATAATGTCATTTTTAGCTTTATATTCAGCGCATCTATCCATCAGTTTTAGTAGTTTTTGGTCGATTTTATCGAGCTGGTTTTTAATAGCTGTTAAAATTGGTTTGATGATGCTGGATATGTTTTTTGGCATTATCTGAAGCCGATTTTTTTCCATAGTTTGCATCGTCATTAACTGTCTTCTCCTAGAAAGTAAATCACTCATTAATTGCATGGTCTCCGGCTTTAATGCTGACAATTTGGGCTTAATTGCTTCACCATAATGAGCTATAAGTTGGGCATCGAGTTTGTCTGTTTTAGCATGACGACCAATCGCTCCTGCAAATTTTTTAATGTGTGCTGGATTTGCGATAACAAAAGGTAATTTTTCTGTCGCACAGGCGATGCAAAATGCTTGTTCCAGTCGCCCCGTTGCTTCAATGATGATGCGAGTAGGATTGTATTTTTTGATTTCTTTAACGGCTTTATTGATACCTTTCTCATCATTTGAAACAGTGAAATAGATGTCTAAAGGGCGTATGTAAATATCGAGTTGTGTTTTACCAGTATCAACGCCGATGTTAATTTCATTTTGATTATTGTTGTTATTCATAATAAGCTGACTCTGCCTTGCTATTCGGGCTCGAGGCCCAGTTGACTATCCGAGTTTAATGCTTGGAGTCCTATACAGCGTTCTCACTTGTTATCGGTCTCTCAACAGAGGAGCCACGCAATCATCGAACTGCTGTATAAGAAGGCTTTGGTTGCAGCCAAAGCTTGGGCCTCACACTACCCGAAAAGGTTTAAAAAGAATATTAAGATATGGGGGATATTATCCATACAAGTCAATAAGCTGCTTTAGTTGCGCTACCGACAATGTACTGGTTTCAGTATTCATGACGGACTGGTTTCACCGCTATCTTTTGCATGTTTTCCCGGCAGGCGTGTCTGGAGCAACGTAAATAGCGTATTTGCACACCGGCATCCGTCAACCGGTAACCGGCAAAAAAAACGCCGGTTACATGATAGAGCCGCTCTTTTTGCCATTGTGGATTTAACAAATAGAGGGTTTGGCGTCGCTCAACATCAAAACCATCGCTAATCAAAAACTTTTCTCCGGTATCCAACTGCTGATAGAAAAAAATCGCCGGCTTAATACAGTGCTTATTTTTCTGATCACAAAAAGAAACGGCGGTAGAGTCATAACGGAAAAGATCAGGAAATAACTGTTTATTCAACGACTGATAGATTTCATCTTCCACCTGACCAAGGAAAGTCACATGGCGGTTAAAACAATCATGCCCCTGTGAGCAGCTAAGCTCCTTGGGGGATAAGGCAAGACAATAACCGCTTATCAACAAAAAGAGTAAAAATAGGAATTTCATCTTGTAATGACCAGATACTCTATGCTGTTTTTATTTTAGCAAAGAAATACCATTGCTTTTTTCACATTAAAAACAAGCCAGAACTCACACCGTTAGCCAGAGATCCAATAAAAAGAGAAAATTTTTTCATTTTCTTCTTGAAAAAAATGTTATCGGTCCCATCTAGTTAAATGTAGTCGCCGTAAAGGGACTCAATTAACCGCCTGTTCCGAGTGAAAGGCACTTTTATCCAGAAGCCGTAAGTCGCTTTAGCCGGTAAGTTCGCAACCTGAGTTGGAAATCACCCGCTAGTCAACCGCGCCCCATCTGCTTATTGGAAACTAACATATTGCTAACTTATTAATAGGATATGAATTATGCGTACACCACAAGATTTCAGCCCGCTTTACCGTTCATTTATCGGTTTCGATCACTTAGCCAGTTTAATCGACAAAGCTTCCAGAACCGAAAAACAATCCGGTTATCCTCCGTATAATGTTGAATTACTCGCTGACGACCAATACCGTATCACCATGGCCGTTGCCGGTTTCGCCGAAGAAGAGCTGGATATCGAATCCCGGCAAAACACTTTAATCGTGACCGGAACCAAAGGGACAAACAAAACCGAACAAACTGAGCGTAAATTCCTGTACCAGGGTATCGCCGACCGTAACTTTGAGCGCAAATTCCAGCTCGGTGACCATGTAAAAGTCATCGGTGCCTTTATCGAAAACGGTTTATTACACATAGATTTAGAAAGAGAAATTCCCGAGGCATTAAAGCCGAGAAAAATTGCCATTAACGGCAAGAGTTTATTAACGGCGAAAGCCGAGCAGCTTTCTCAGGAATAAAATCCGGTTTCCCAACTTAGTTTTCCTTTCTATATTTTTTTATGATTTTATTTTGCCCGGCTTATGCCGGGCTTTTTATATTCAGGGTGAATGGTATGCTGTAATGCCACGGATGTCATAGCACAGCAATATTCAACCCGTAAACGAAAAATCCGGCATCTTCAACAGATCCCGGATTCTCCATAGCAACGATCAAGGGAAACTCTCTTCCCTGCGTTAATTATCTGCCGTAATAGTTACAAGCACCTAAAGTGGTATAGGCGGTCGAACTGGCTTTATACCAGCCTGAACCCGGGCTGTATTGGGCACAAATTCTATAACCGTTCACTTTACTGGCATAGACATACCAATAGGCCGGTGCGGCATTTGCGGTGGCCGCGCCAATAGTACCGGCTGCTAACATCATGGCAGCAGTCATCAGAGAAGCTTTAGCTAATTTCATCTTAATTGTCCTTATATAAGCGTTTTAATCAATTGGTGGGAGAAATACAAAACAGCACAAGTGCCCCGTCCGTATTACACCCTGTGCTATGGTACTTATCTTTATGAAAATGTAAACAACTTGTCAACATTGATAGCAATGACTTGATTAAAATCAAGTTAAGCTAAAGCAAAAAACTGATGTAACATACTGAAAAAGAAGGGCTAGCCGATAGCACTCCCAACGAATAGCGCCTGATTAACCGCCCCTGATAAAGTCAGCAATCACAGGATGTATCTGCTCGCTGTGGCTCACCGGCGCCATATGTCCGGCCAAAAAAGCCTGCTCGCTCACCTGAGGTAAAGCCCCGGTAATAATTTGGCTCAGGTGCCGGCTCAGCTGAGGACTTTCACTGCCATGCATTAATAGCGATCGGCAAGTAATGGCGGCCAAATCTGTCAGGCTATAAGATTCACTGATCAAACCTTGGAAATCCAGGTTCACCTTAGCGATATCTGCGGCCATCAGGTCCTGCATTTTTTTCGGCAATGACTTAAAGAAGCCGGGTTTATTCCAGAAATTGGTAAAGATTTCCGCCGCCAGATAAGTATCCTCAATAAACACCTGAGTTTTAAAATCATCCGCTTGTCGGCGATGGGCACTGCCCTTGGGTAAAAGATGAAAAGCAACAGGTTCAAAAAGGGCCAGGGACAGGAGTTTATCCGGCGCTTCAACCGCCAGTTTTAAGGCTATGGCACCGCCGCAGGAATGACCCACCAGATGATAGGGCGCTTCACCTATCGTTTCCTGCAACACCTGCCTGATACGGCCGGTTTCAACATTAAAGTCATAGTTATCGCCGTCATGGACTTTTTCGGCCTTGCCATAACCTAAAATATCAAAATTAATCACGGTAAAGTCGGATTTAAGTAGATTGACCAGGTATTGCCACTGGCGGGCGCTGCTTAAGGAGCTGTGCAATAACACCACCGCCGGTCCCTGCCCGCTCACATAAACACCTTTGCTTGAATTCAATACTGTCACTTACTTCTGCTTACCGGTTAAAAAGGCGGTTATTATCGAAGTTTGCCGTTAAATGTCAAAAGTTAACGGCAAAAATCTCCCTTAAAAAGCAAATTAAGGTTTCCCTTTCCATGAAGCAGCTTTTACTGACCATCAATATATGGTAAAAATCTCCTAACGGATCTGGTGTTTTATCACCATAAAATTCATTCTAATAATAAGGGATCAGATGGACATTAATTTAACGGGTAAACGCGCCCTGGTATGTGGCAGCAGTCAGGGCATAGGAAAAGCCTGTGCAATTGAATTAGCCAATTTAGGGGCAAGCATTACCTTGTTTTCCCGGGACCAGCAGGCGCTGGAACAAGTTTCGGCAGAGCTTAACCGTGAACAAGGGCAGGTACATCACGTGCTGGTGGCCGACTTTTCCAGGCCGGAACAAGTTTCCCAGGCGATCCGGGGACATATTGAACAAAACGGCGCTTTTGAGATCTTAATCAACAATACCGGCGGCCCGGCCCCGGGCCCTGCCTCAGGCGCAGACAGCGAAGCTTTCCTGGCGGCCTTTAACCTGCACCTGATCAGCAACCATCAGCTGGTACAGGCACTGATGCCGGGCATGAAAGAAAAAGGTTACGGCCGTATCATCAATGTCA
Protein-coding sequences here:
- a CDS encoding amidohydrolase, whose product is MKKKLLSLALLFAPVLACAQSTVISNVNGYTLKENRLLKFAAIEFQDDKVTRLYQSGDKLPDIKNKQSKHIDGQGKTLLPGLIDAHGHVLGYGLSLLRADLTNSASELEAAKRVFNYGQKNKDLTWLQGRGWNQVRWPGKNFPSAASLDKYFPDQPVWLRRIDGHAGWANSKAMQLAGITQETVSPRGGEIIRDSRGNASGIFIDNAMALIESKIPPLTIAEQKAILVKGMNALAAVGLTSVHDAGISAANLKAYQALSREQKMPIRVNAMLDITDKQWRKVLRQGPLRSEDDFLKMDSVKVVADGALGSRGAALVEDYSDHAGHKGLLLFSDKKLLEVMKTAMDAGFQVNTHAIGDNANKLVLDNYQQLLNTSDKRALRHRVEHAQVLRLADIPRFKQLGIIASMQATHATSDKNMAQDRLGKDRIAGAYAWQKLLQTGATLAAGSDFPIESPNPFYGLHASVTRQDHHNLPQGGWFADEKMTRLQAFKSFSVDAAYAGHQEQLLGSLTPGKKADFILIDRDIFTVKAEEIWQTQVVSTWVNGKQVYQK
- a CDS encoding GGDEF domain-containing protein, encoding MSLETSQLNELHWLMEMLHNIDVGLVVLDRDYHIQIWNGFMENHSGLLPREVKGKSLFTLFDEIPEDWFKRKAESVFLLKNKAFTIWEQRPYLFKFLNYRPITGTADYMYQNSTFIPLLSATGEVTHLCLIIYDVTDNAVSKKDLERVNAELAVLSQTDALSSLVNRDHWQHCLQAEYKRWIRSQKPSTVLMLSIDNFNKINDNHGFSAGDEVIRHLSGFIRKYCKEGDICARYGGDDFALLLTDSDAAQAKVLAEQLRKAVSGAIIGYKNTDLAYSISLGLVEVTKEIKSSQTWAEQAMNAMLKAKKAGGNRLEG
- a CDS encoding response regulator; translation: MSTPLLICDDSNMARKQVARSLPDDWDVDISFAVNGAEGIEAIKAGKGDVLLLDLNMPVMDGYQVLETILKEDLPTLVIVISGDIQPEAHQRVTGLGALDFIKKPVNKEKLTEILSAYGIFTKGKADAASPDKAVSPGKAASEAKATEKVTLPPVTFEPAKAVEKASPPVAKQPGTAPAQELCLDPELRDCYQEIANVAMGRAGDLLARILDVFVMLPIPNVNLIEVSELSMALSAVESHESTSGICQGFIGAGISGEALLILNDSSFQDVASLMNYQCTLDESTELELLMDMANILIGACLNGLSEQLDMPFSQGHPVVLGQHRKISELIATNAAKWKRTLAIEISYGIENYPIKCDLLLLFTEESLKTLNHKISYLLE
- the tpx gene encoding thiol peroxidase encodes the protein MKLLTLLTLVTLNCASILTANAENLQQDQLPQSNNLVKAGNKFVTLLGTQVAVGEAAPDFKVVNEHFAPVKLSDFVNKTVLISVVPSLDTGVCSLQTKRFNEEVANLPENVTILTVSNDLPFAQKRFCKNENIDKVKVLSDAVWRELGSKYGLLIKDMGLLTRAIFIIDQQGIIAYKELVANISEHPDYETALSTLKALHPQELTEILATEALPEEAAGEQATKAKNEIKKQ
- a CDS encoding DUF924 family protein — its product is MARQQDVDEVLDFWFGEITNELCDEQHQAFWYQGSEALDNEVKIKFFDLYQQALAGQLAHWQQAARGSLALVILLDQLPRNMFRGTARAFASDELALKVCKAGIESGVDRQLSLIERIFYYHPLQHSESLAEQQTSVETFIEMLEQYPQVVHIKVIENSIHWAKEHLAIIRQFGRFPHRNKALARESTAQELEYLKSGFKFGQG
- a CDS encoding Hsp20 family protein, producing the protein MRTAQDFSPLYRSFIGFDHLANLIDKAAKTEKQPSYPPYNIESLTDDQYRITMAVAGFAEDELDIESKQNTLVVSGTKNATANKSNAAEKTKAERKFLHQGIADRNFERKFQLGDHVKVVGAFIEHGLLHIDLEREIPEALKPRKIAINGKSILTAKADKLAQV
- a CDS encoding IS110 family transposase, with product MNNNNNQNEINIGVDTGKTQLDIYIRPLDIYFTVSNDEKGINKAVKEIKKYNPTRIIIEATGRLEQAFCIACATEKLPFVIANPAHIKKFAGAIGRHAKTDKLDAQLIAHYGEAIKPKLSALKPETMQLMSDLLSRRRQLMTMQTMEKNRLQIMPKNISSIIKPILTAIKNQLDKIDQKLLKLMDRCAEYKAKNDIIQSIPGIGNVVAFNLLSDMPELGYLTNKQASSLIGVAPFNRESGIYQGQRNIRGGRHKIRTVMYMAMMSAIQCNPVFKDTYQRLLAAGKPKKTAIIACVRKMIVILNSMVRDGVMWDPKMS
- a CDS encoding Hsp20 family protein translates to MRTPQDFSPLYRSFIGFDHLASLIDKASRTEKQSGYPPYNVELLADDQYRITMAVAGFAEEELDIESRQNTLIVTGTKGTNKTEQTERKFLYQGIADRNFERKFQLGDHVKVIGAFIENGLLHIDLEREIPEALKPRKIAINGKSLLTAKAEQLSQE
- a CDS encoding alpha/beta fold hydrolase — encoded protein: MTVLNSSKGVYVSGQGPAVVLLHSSLSSARQWQYLVNLLKSDFTVINFDILGYGKAEKVHDGDNYDFNVETGRIRQVLQETIGEAPYHLVGHSCGGAIALKLAVEAPDKLLSLALFEPVAFHLLPKGSAHRRQADDFKTQVFIEDTYLAAEIFTNFWNKPGFFKSLPKKMQDLMAADIAKVNLDFQGLISESYSLTDLAAITCRSLLMHGSESPQLSRHLSQIITGALPQVSEQAFLAGHMAPVSHSEQIHPVIADFIRGG
- a CDS encoding SDR family oxidoreductase, which encodes MDINLTGKRALVCGSSQGIGKACAIELANLGASITLFSRDQQALEQVSAELNREQGQVHHVLVADFSRPEQVSQAIRGHIEQNGAFEILINNTGGPAPGPASGADSEAFLAAFNLHLISNHQLVQALMPGMKEKGYGRIINVISTSVKQPIPGLGVSNTIRGAVASWSKTLANELGPFGITVNNVLPGATATARLDAIIAGKAKKQDISLEQATENEKNQIPLRRFARPEEFAAAAAFLASPAAAYITGINLPVDGGRTACL